The region GACGAGCTACTCACGGCAGGCTTCTTTCGGATTTCTCGAAGGCATTTGCGATAAAGGGACAGAACTTCCCTCTGGAGACCAGAGAGTCGTGCCATCCTACATATGCTTAGAAACAGACGAGGGGTTATTGTGGCATTTGTTTCTGAAGGGCTGACGTGTGAAACCCGCGGGATGATTGACGTTCCCCGAAGCTCGAACCCGACCTCCGCCGATCCGAAGAGCTGGGGTTGCTTATCGGGTTTCCCGGCCGAGTGTCTGGGGTTCCATATAATAGGTAgttcccttcttctcctcccatTTTCCAATAAACAATTGCATAACCCCAGAAACTCAACACCGGGAGAATACCGTACCTGGGTTATAGTTATTTACACGACCGATTTCTCCATTTAAAATGCCCTCTTTCTCGGTACGTCACCCCCCCCTCCCTCCTGTATCGACATTAGCAATGCATACAAATTGTTAGCTTTCCAGTAGCTAGTGAGCGGCCAAATTTATACATTGAATTACGAGCTGATAATGATTTTCTTGCAGCGTCTTATTCGCTTCCTGGCCAAGGATGGCCACATTTACTACGGAGATGCCACTCTTCCTGTTGGCGTGAGTGACATTGCAACGGCTACCAAGGCAAGAGTTATCCATGGTGATATCTTCGGACGGCATCACGTCACCGACCAAATTGCCGAGGTGAAGCTGCTTCTGTCACCACTAGCAAGGAAAGACATCAAAACTGTCCGCTGTCTTGGCCTGAACTACGAACAACACGCGAAGGAATCAAaccttcccatccccaagtACCCCGTTCTCTTCTACAAGCCTGTTACCTCTATCGCTGGTCCAACCGATGATATCCCTATCTCTGTCATTGCtcaggaaggagaagggttGGATTACGAATGTGAGCTTGTCATTGTGATTGGGAAAGAGGCCAAGGAGGTTCCTGAGAACAAGGCGTTGGATTATGTTCTTGGCTATGCCGTTGGCAATGATGTTTCCCATCGCGATTGGCAAATTAAGCGCGGCGGTGGTCAGTGGGGACTTGGGAAGGGCTTTGATGGTTGGGCGCCTTTTGGACCTGGCATTGTGTCCTCAGAGCTGATTCGGGATCCTAATGCCCTGAGAATTTCGACCAAGTTGAACGGTCGTGAGGTTCAGTCTTCGTCAACCAAAGATATGATATTTAACGTCGCACAGACAGTTTCTTTTCTGTCTCAAGGCACTACTCTGTTGCCGGGTGATCTGATCTTCACTGGAACGTAAGTCGAACCCCcgcaaaaaaaaactcaGGTCGTTAAATTTACACGATTGTTTTAGCCCTCAAGGAGTAGGTATGGGCAGGAAGCCTGCGCTCTGGTTGAGAGATAAAGACCAGGTTGAAGTATCCCTCGAGGGAGTGGGTTCCTGCGTCAATAATGTAGTTTTTGACAAACCCTCTGCGAGACTCTAGAGCGAGTGATTTAAATTAACCTATACCGTGGAATTTTCGATCGTTCAAGTGTATTATTACATCTTAAGTCATGGGATCTGGGCTGATAATAGAAGAGGCCTGAATTTCGTTTTATTATGATGTTCGTAACCCTGGATTGACAAACTAAACAGCCTGAGCACCGTATCCCTTAATGCTTTCAGCAAACGCCCAGCTTTGAGCCTCGATCTGCTGATCTTCGTGCACCTCAATCCCATCTTGCGTAATTAGAGCCAATGAATACTTGTCCATACTTCGAGCATCACGGTACCACAGAACTTTGAGACAGTCCTTTAGAG is a window of Aspergillus puulaauensis MK2 DNA, chromosome 4, nearly complete sequence DNA encoding:
- a CDS encoding fumarylacetoacetate hydrolase family protein (COG:Q;~EggNog:ENOG410PGFE;~InterPro:IPR011234,IPR036663;~PFAM:PF01557;~go_function: GO:0003824 - catalytic activity [Evidence IEA]) encodes the protein MPSFSRLIRFLAKDGHIYYGDATLPVGVSDIATATKARVIHGDIFGRHHVTDQIAEVKLLLSPLARKDIKTVRCLGLNYEQHAKESNLPIPKYPVLFYKPVTSIAGPTDDIPISVIAQEGEGLDYECELVIVIGKEAKEVPENKALDYVLGYAVGNDVSHRDWQIKRGGGQWGLGKGFDGWAPFGPGIVSSELIRDPNALRISTKLNGREVQSSSTKDMIFNVAQTVSFLSQGTTLLPGDLIFTGTPQGVGMGRKPALWLRDKDQVEVSLEGVGSCVNNVVFDKPSARL